From the genome of Candidatus Methylopumilus turicensis, one region includes:
- the rplI gene encoding 50S ribosomal protein L9 yields the protein MQIILLEKVVNLGNLGDIVKVKDGYGRNFLIPQGKAKRATEANKAEFAERRAILEKQQADLLTAAAKRGEKLAGYLLQVTQKAGVDGRLFGSVGNGDIAEALTAAGFEVAKSEVRLPVGPLKAVGDHAVSIALHHDVVVDITVSVLGEA from the coding sequence ATGCAAATTATCTTATTAGAAAAAGTAGTGAACTTGGGCAACCTTGGCGATATCGTTAAAGTGAAAGATGGTTACGGTCGTAACTTCTTAATCCCACAAGGTAAAGCAAAACGTGCAACTGAAGCTAACAAAGCTGAATTTGCTGAGCGTCGTGCAATTCTTGAGAAACAACAAGCTGACTTGTTAACAGCAGCAGCTAAACGTGGCGAAAAACTTGCTGGTTACTTGTTGCAAGTGACACAAAAAGCTGGTGTTGATGGTCGTTTATTCGGTTCAGTTGGCAATGGTGACATCGCTGAAGCATTGACTGCAGCTGGGTTTGAAGTCGCTAAATCAGAAGTGCGTTTACCAGTTGGCCCATTGAAGGCTGTTGGTGACCACGCTGTGAGTATTGCATTGCACCATGACGTAGTGGTTGATATCACTGTTTCAGTATTGGGTGAAGCATAA
- the alr gene encoding alanine racemase, translated as MRPIQASISLSALAHNLAVARSHAPHSKIMAVVKANAYGHGLLNAIRGLKAADGFAILGLDEALAIRNAGYLQTILMLEGVFSSDELTHVSEHAISIVVHCDAQIKMLEQIKLAKPISVHLKINTGMNRLGFKPIDFELAMARLLACGKVADLTLMTHFATADEASGIAGPFDVFNKTTQGHQYPSSLANSATLLRFPAAHGQWVRAGIMLYGTSPMASQSAASFNLKPVMQLTSQIIAVQSLEAGESLGYGLAFTATKKTRVGIVACGYADGYPRHAPNGTPVAVAGKLTQTLGRVSMDMLYVDISNIPEAEMGAHVELWGSQVSVDEVAQAAGTISYELLCAVAPRVSMKVED; from the coding sequence ATGCGTCCTATTCAAGCCTCCATCAGTCTCAGCGCCTTAGCACATAATTTAGCGGTTGCTCGATCACATGCCCCCCATTCGAAGATCATGGCAGTTGTTAAAGCTAATGCTTACGGGCATGGCTTGCTTAATGCAATTAGAGGCTTAAAGGCTGCTGATGGATTTGCGATTCTTGGTTTAGACGAAGCGCTTGCCATAAGAAACGCTGGCTACTTGCAAACTATTCTGATGCTTGAAGGTGTGTTTTCTTCAGATGAACTCACCCATGTCAGTGAGCATGCGATCAGCATCGTCGTGCATTGCGACGCACAAATTAAGATGCTTGAACAAATCAAGCTTGCCAAGCCGATTTCAGTTCACCTCAAGATTAATACCGGAATGAACCGTCTTGGCTTTAAGCCAATCGATTTTGAATTAGCAATGGCGCGCCTATTGGCTTGTGGCAAGGTTGCTGATCTGACTCTGATGACGCACTTTGCAACCGCCGACGAAGCATCGGGTATCGCTGGGCCATTTGACGTTTTTAACAAGACGACCCAGGGTCATCAATATCCAAGCTCGCTCGCCAATTCGGCGACTTTGCTACGCTTTCCTGCAGCGCATGGGCAATGGGTAAGAGCTGGCATTATGCTGTATGGCACGTCGCCAATGGCTAGCCAATCAGCGGCCAGCTTTAATCTCAAACCTGTGATGCAATTGACCTCCCAAATCATTGCCGTCCAGTCGCTAGAGGCTGGTGAAAGTCTTGGTTATGGGCTAGCCTTTACTGCAACTAAAAAAACGCGTGTAGGCATCGTAGCGTGTGGTTATGCGGACGGTTATCCACGGCACGCGCCAAACGGAACGCCAGTTGCGGTTGCTGGCAAGCTGACGCAGACGCTGGGGCGTGTTTCGATGGATATGCTTTATGTGGATATTTCGAATATTCCTGAAGCGGAGATGGGTGCTCATGTTGAGCTTTGGGGGAGCCAGGTTTCAGTGGACGAGGTTGCTCAAGCGGCAGGAACAATTAGTTATGAGTTGTTATGTGCGGTTGCGCCTCGTGTTTCTATGAAGGTCGAGGACTAA
- a CDS encoding uridylate kinase — protein sequence MWVVKLGGSLMGTAALKGWLDALAQFGDGRVVIVPGGGIFADTVRDAQVKTGIDDATAHQMAVVAMDQYATLMTGLNADLVMASSELEIAKLCLQNKAIVWKASEMVLADKDLPMNWDLTSDSLAAWLATKLNAEHLLIVKSISPSHTEKIEFEDLMSEGVVDLYFGAYATGKSFKTWLVGKSEFININQPISHLSSPMIGVEIVAGS from the coding sequence ATGTGGGTGGTCAAGTTAGGTGGCAGTCTCATGGGAACGGCAGCGCTGAAAGGTTGGTTAGATGCACTTGCCCAATTTGGAGATGGCAGAGTCGTGATTGTTCCAGGGGGTGGAATATTTGCTGATACTGTCCGTGATGCACAAGTAAAAACAGGCATCGATGATGCAACTGCGCATCAAATGGCGGTGGTGGCAATGGACCAATATGCAACCTTGATGACAGGCTTGAATGCGGATTTAGTCATGGCTTCCAGCGAGCTGGAAATTGCGAAGCTATGCTTACAAAATAAAGCGATAGTTTGGAAGGCATCTGAGATGGTGTTGGCAGATAAAGATTTGCCTATGAATTGGGATCTGACTTCTGATAGTTTGGCTGCTTGGTTGGCAACTAAGCTTAATGCTGAGCATTTATTAATTGTTAAGTCGATATCACCTAGTCATACAGAAAAAATTGAGTTTGAAGACTTGATGTCAGAGGGCGTTGTCGATTTATATTTTGGTGCATATGCCACTGGAAAATCTTTCAAAACCTGGTTAGTGGGCAAAAGTGAGTTTATTAACATTAACCAACCAATTAGCCATCTATCAAGTCCGATGATTGGGGTTGAGATTGTGGCAGGGAGTTAA
- a CDS encoding 4a-hydroxytetrahydrobiopterin dehydratase: MSDLVDKENTKERVYTEAEIQLKLAADLPHWFYEGGWIRRKYKTSGWKATLMVVNTVGHLAEAAWHHPDLSVSYAFVVVKLCTHSAKGVTDKDFELATKIESVVSWKPSQEASAQGKVSALEGTPNDDVRFKYIKYDD; the protein is encoded by the coding sequence ATGAGCGATTTGGTAGATAAAGAAAACACTAAAGAGCGCGTTTATACTGAGGCGGAAATTCAGCTTAAACTTGCCGCTGATTTACCTCATTGGTTTTATGAAGGTGGCTGGATACGCCGCAAATATAAAACCAGCGGCTGGAAAGCGACTTTGATGGTGGTCAATACCGTTGGACACTTGGCTGAGGCTGCCTGGCATCATCCTGATTTAAGTGTTTCTTATGCTTTTGTGGTGGTTAAATTATGCACGCACAGTGCGAAAGGTGTTACGGATAAGGATTTTGAGTTGGCGACCAAGATTGAATCGGTGGTGAGTTGGAAACCATCTCAAGAAGCTTCGGCGCAGGGCAAGGTCAGTGCTTTGGAAGGTACACCTAATGATGACGTGCGATTTAAATATATCAAATATGATGATTAA
- the hpnD gene encoding presqualene diphosphate synthase HpnD, whose amino-acid sequence MTPKEYCQEKAAKSGSSFYYSFLFLPKAKREAITALYAFCREVDDVVDECKEVSVARIKLAWWRNEIHGLYLGNPQHPVTKALAEPIKTYHLDQEHFIEIIDGMEMDLDQNRYADFKQLQLYCYRVASVVGLLSVQIFGFTNRKTLKYAHDLGMAFQLTNITRDLGEDARRNRIYLPMDELAKFSVKESDILHGHLSENLQKLLDFQIERAEGFYDRALKALPAEDKKQQRTGLIMAAIYRTLLREIKTSGSQQVLHARISLTPLRKLYLAWTTWMFH is encoded by the coding sequence ATGACCCCTAAAGAGTACTGCCAGGAAAAAGCAGCCAAAAGTGGCTCAAGTTTCTATTACAGTTTTTTGTTTCTCCCAAAAGCCAAAAGAGAGGCAATTACTGCGCTCTATGCTTTTTGCCGAGAAGTAGACGATGTTGTCGATGAGTGCAAAGAAGTCTCCGTTGCCCGCATTAAACTTGCTTGGTGGCGGAACGAAATACATGGCTTATATCTTGGAAATCCACAGCATCCTGTCACCAAAGCCTTAGCCGAGCCCATCAAAACATACCATTTAGATCAAGAGCATTTCATTGAGATCATTGATGGCATGGAAATGGATCTCGATCAAAACCGTTACGCAGATTTTAAGCAGCTTCAACTTTATTGTTATCGTGTGGCCAGCGTCGTGGGTTTATTGTCTGTTCAAATCTTTGGCTTTACTAACCGTAAAACGCTCAAATACGCCCATGACCTTGGCATGGCATTTCAACTGACCAATATCACTCGAGATTTGGGTGAAGATGCGCGTCGCAACCGCATTTACTTGCCCATGGATGAACTAGCCAAATTCAGCGTAAAAGAATCTGACATTCTGCATGGCCACCTATCTGAAAATCTTCAAAAGCTTTTAGATTTTCAAATCGAACGTGCCGAGGGCTTTTACGATCGCGCATTAAAAGCATTACCCGCCGAAGATAAAAAGCAGCAACGCACTGGCTTAATCATGGCAGCGATTTACCGCACCTTACTCCGCGAAATTAAAACAAGTGGTTCACAACAAGTGCTCCATGCACGCATCTCACTCACGCCGCTCAGAAAGCTCTATTTGGCTTGGACAACATGGATGTTTCACTAA
- the priB gene encoding primosomal replication protein N produces the protein MSRRTLGTNLLVIDGEVVQIETLRYTPAGIPLLSFVLRHLSEQVEAGMQRRVECDVNAMVMGPLAEKSQSIKVGEFVKASGFLAKRSLKSTQLVMHINTLDAI, from the coding sequence GTGAGTCGCAGAACGCTGGGGACTAATTTATTAGTCATTGATGGTGAAGTTGTTCAAATTGAAACGCTTCGCTACACACCAGCAGGAATACCGTTGTTGAGTTTTGTATTACGACATCTCTCCGAACAAGTTGAAGCAGGGATGCAACGTAGGGTTGAATGTGATGTAAATGCAATGGTCATGGGACCTTTAGCAGAAAAGTCACAAAGCATTAAAGTTGGAGAGTTTGTAAAAGCTTCTGGTTTTCTTGCTAAACGCAGCCTAAAAAGCACACAACTGGTCATGCACATTAATACATTAGATGCTATTTAA
- the dnaB gene encoding replicative DNA helicase: protein MAEDSLESLKLPPNSVEAEQSVLGGLLLENEALDKIADVLNQADFYRHDHRLIYTHIARLIEQNRPADIVTVAESLENSAELSSVGGIAYLGALAQNTPTAANIRRYAEIVRERSIMRKLVEVGSGIAESAYNPQGREAQQLLDEAEAKIFQIAESGNRGSQGFVNIQTLLPQVADRIDFLYQRENQGSVTGIPTGFDDLDERTSGFQPGDLIIVAGRPSMGKTAFSLNIAENVALDTKKAVAVFSMEMGATQLATRMIGSVGRLDQHRMRNGNLEDEDWVRLTTALGKLNDAPIFIDEGAGLSSFDVRARARRLHRQTGGLGLIVVDYLQLMSGTSGRASENRATEISEISRSLKSLAKELDVPVVALSQLNRSVEQRPDKRPVMSDLRESGAIEQDADLILFIYRDEVYNPDSEDKGTAEIIIAKQRNGPIGRVRLTFLGQHTRFENFSSGNAHMGDDY, encoded by the coding sequence ATGGCTGAAGACTCATTAGAATCGTTAAAACTCCCTCCTAATTCGGTAGAAGCAGAGCAGTCAGTGCTCGGCGGCTTGTTACTTGAAAATGAGGCCCTTGATAAGATTGCAGATGTGCTCAATCAAGCCGACTTCTATCGTCATGATCATCGTTTAATTTACACCCATATTGCTAGGTTGATTGAGCAAAACCGTCCAGCAGATATTGTGACGGTGGCGGAATCGCTTGAGAACTCTGCTGAGCTATCTAGTGTGGGCGGCATTGCCTACTTAGGCGCTTTGGCGCAAAACACACCAACCGCTGCAAATATCCGTCGTTATGCAGAAATCGTGCGTGAACGTTCGATTATGCGCAAGCTGGTTGAAGTGGGTTCCGGCATTGCCGAGAGTGCTTACAACCCTCAAGGCAGAGAGGCGCAGCAACTGCTGGATGAAGCAGAAGCTAAAATTTTCCAAATCGCGGAAAGTGGTAATCGTGGATCGCAAGGCTTTGTGAATATTCAAACCTTGCTGCCGCAAGTGGCAGACCGTATTGATTTTCTGTATCAACGTGAAAATCAAGGTAGTGTTACTGGCATTCCAACCGGCTTTGATGACCTGGATGAGCGTACATCAGGATTCCAGCCTGGTGATTTGATTATTGTGGCAGGCCGTCCTTCGATGGGTAAAACCGCGTTCTCGCTCAATATTGCAGAAAACGTTGCGCTAGACACCAAAAAAGCAGTCGCGGTGTTCTCCATGGAGATGGGTGCAACCCAGCTTGCCACGCGTATGATTGGCTCTGTTGGCCGATTAGATCAACATCGTATGCGTAACGGCAACTTAGAAGATGAGGATTGGGTACGTCTCACGACCGCGCTTGGTAAGCTTAATGATGCGCCTATCTTTATTGATGAGGGCGCAGGCTTGAGTTCATTTGATGTCCGTGCAAGAGCGCGTCGTTTGCATCGACAAACAGGTGGCTTAGGCTTAATCGTCGTCGATTACTTGCAATTGATGTCAGGCACCTCAGGCCGTGCAAGTGAGAACCGCGCCACAGAGATTTCTGAAATCTCGCGATCACTGAAGTCGCTCGCTAAAGAGCTTGATGTCCCGGTAGTGGCCTTGTCACAGTTAAACCGAAGTGTAGAGCAACGTCCGGATAAGCGTCCGGTCATGTCCGATTTACGTGAATCCGGCGCGATTGAGCAAGATGCCGATTTGATTTTGTTTATCTATCGTGACGAAGTGTATAACCCTGACTCTGAAGACAAAGGCACCGCTGAAATTATTATCGCTAAACAACGTAACGGTCCAATTGGCCGTGTGCGCTTGACGTTCTTGGGACAACATACCCGTTTTGAGAACTTCTCATCTGGCAATGCCCATATGGGGGACGATTACTAA
- the hpnE gene encoding hydroxysqualene dehydroxylase HpnE → MDVSLKKVVVIGGGLAGLSAASKLSGAGIDVTLLEAAPQLGGRARAVAWKGQCLDNGQHILLGAYQQTLQLMASVGVDESYTLLRLPLTLNMHGAFTLKAKHFPAPFHLLFGLLAANGLSWQERFAAIRFFIWLKAKCFKLTQDESLLSLLIRKKQPSRLIKWLWEPLCLAALNTPIATASAQTYLNVLKDSFNQSKTDSDLLLPKVDLSALLSKPIAEHIQKNGGKIGLNTPVSHIEQTANGFRLHIADRECLEFSHMVIACSPHHLNAITSMLNIATDTIAFDYQPIYTVYIQYPSHIKLPNIMTGFTRGIAQWAFDRGQLCGQDGLISVIISAEGHHQQLSQVALALAVIEELANAFPELPSPTWHKVIAEKRATFACTAGLKRPKQQTHIQNLYLAGDYTEGDYPATIEGAIRSGLSAAQLIIQS, encoded by the coding sequence ATGGATGTTTCACTAAAAAAAGTTGTAGTCATCGGTGGTGGCTTAGCGGGATTGAGTGCTGCCAGCAAGCTATCGGGGGCTGGCATTGATGTTACCTTGCTTGAAGCGGCACCTCAGTTAGGCGGACGCGCCCGTGCAGTGGCTTGGAAAGGCCAGTGCCTTGATAACGGGCAGCACATTCTACTAGGTGCATATCAGCAAACACTTCAATTAATGGCCTCCGTTGGCGTTGATGAAAGCTATACTTTGTTGAGATTACCGTTGACGCTGAATATGCACGGCGCATTCACTTTAAAAGCCAAACACTTTCCCGCCCCATTCCATTTATTGTTTGGCCTATTGGCTGCCAACGGCCTAAGTTGGCAGGAGCGATTTGCCGCCATTCGTTTTTTTATTTGGCTCAAAGCTAAATGCTTTAAGCTCACCCAAGATGAATCACTACTAAGTTTACTCATCCGAAAAAAACAGCCTTCGAGGTTGATTAAATGGCTTTGGGAGCCACTATGCTTAGCCGCCCTCAACACACCAATTGCCACAGCAAGCGCACAGACTTATCTGAATGTACTTAAGGATAGTTTTAACCAAAGCAAGACCGATAGCGATCTGCTTTTACCAAAAGTCGATTTATCAGCACTTCTTTCAAAGCCTATCGCTGAACACATTCAGAAAAATGGCGGGAAAATAGGATTAAACACGCCCGTATCTCATATTGAACAAACAGCGAATGGATTTAGGCTTCATATTGCCGACCGAGAATGTTTAGAATTTAGCCATATGGTAATTGCGTGTTCACCCCATCATTTAAATGCAATCACCTCTATGCTTAATATCGCTACAGATACCATCGCATTTGATTACCAGCCAATTTATACCGTCTATATTCAATATCCTAGCCACATCAAATTGCCGAATATCATGACGGGTTTTACCAGGGGCATTGCACAATGGGCTTTTGATAGAGGCCAGCTTTGTGGCCAAGATGGTTTAATCTCGGTCATTATTAGCGCTGAAGGTCATCATCAGCAGCTCTCCCAAGTAGCGCTTGCTTTAGCCGTTATTGAGGAGTTAGCTAATGCATTTCCCGAGCTGCCAAGCCCTACTTGGCATAAAGTAATTGCAGAAAAACGTGCAACTTTTGCTTGTACTGCAGGCTTAAAACGTCCAAAACAGCAAACACATATACAAAATTTATATCTTGCTGGCGACTATACCGAGGGCGACTATCCCGCCACCATAGAAGGTGCGATACGCAGCGGCTTATCTGCTGCCCAATTGATTATCCAATCGTGA
- the rpsF gene encoding 30S ribosomal protein S6, translating to MRHYEVVFIVHPDQSEQVPAMIERYRALVTSNGGAMHRLEDWGRRQMAYPIQKIHKAHYVLMNIECNQFVLDELEHAFKFNDAVLRHLTMATKDAVVAPSPMMKEEKSKSVLGKDEAAPAAEAAAA from the coding sequence ATGCGGCATTATGAAGTAGTATTTATCGTCCATCCGGACCAAAGCGAGCAAGTGCCTGCGATGATCGAACGTTATCGCGCACTCGTGACTTCAAATGGCGGCGCTATGCACCGCCTTGAAGACTGGGGTCGTCGTCAAATGGCTTACCCAATCCAAAAAATCCACAAAGCGCATTACGTGCTCATGAACATTGAATGTAATCAATTCGTTTTAGACGAACTTGAACACGCATTTAAATTTAATGATGCTGTGTTGCGCCACCTAACAATGGCGACTAAAGACGCTGTTGTTGCTCCATCACCAATGATGAAAGAAGAGAAATCTAAATCAGTATTGGGTAAAGATGAAGCTGCACCAGCTGCTGAGGCAGCCGCTGCTTAA
- a CDS encoding YciK family oxidoreductase, translating to MKNYQAPNQHLKDRVIIVTGAGQGIGQTAAIAFARQGATVILLGRTQSKLEATYDEIQAQGLPEALIFPIDLKKATEEDFKAMAEGVYQQLGRLDGILHNATDFNNLSPLEIQTIDQFEEMFRVNIIAPFALTKACLPLLERSESASVVFTSNSSAQSPKAYWGSHGISKAASDFMMQMWAQELESHPNIRLNSIVPGPLQSPQRKKTHPGEVHAELATMESAMPLYLYLMGDDSIGITGKVIHV from the coding sequence ATGAAAAACTACCAAGCACCAAACCAACACTTAAAAGACCGTGTCATTATTGTCACTGGCGCAGGCCAGGGCATCGGCCAAACGGCGGCCATTGCATTTGCTAGACAAGGCGCTACGGTGATATTGCTTGGTCGCACGCAATCTAAGCTAGAAGCCACGTATGATGAAATTCAAGCCCAAGGCCTGCCAGAGGCGTTAATTTTTCCGATAGATTTAAAAAAAGCCACTGAAGAGGATTTCAAGGCCATGGCTGAGGGCGTCTATCAACAGCTGGGACGCTTGGATGGCATCTTACATAACGCAACAGATTTTAATAATTTAAGTCCTTTAGAAATTCAAACGATAGATCAGTTTGAAGAGATGTTTCGGGTCAATATCATTGCACCATTTGCGCTTACCAAAGCCTGCCTGCCCTTGTTAGAACGCTCAGAAAGCGCTTCTGTGGTTTTTACCTCTAACAGCTCAGCGCAATCCCCCAAAGCTTACTGGGGTAGCCATGGTATCAGCAAAGCAGCATCGGATTTTATGATGCAAATGTGGGCGCAAGAATTGGAGAGTCATCCGAACATCCGCCTCAACAGTATTGTGCCAGGGCCATTACAAAGCCCTCAGCGCAAAAAAACTCATCCCGGTGAAGTGCATGCGGAACTCGCGACAATGGAGAGCGCAATGCCGCTCTACTTGTATTTAATGGGGGATGACAGTATTGGGATAACAGGCAAAGTAATTCACGTCTAA
- the radA gene encoding DNA repair protein RadA — protein MAKAKTVYSCTECGGQSPKWQGQCPSCMAWNTLVEAIAETSSASRFAPLAEASMIQKLQEVEAAETPRQATGIAEFDRVLGGGLVPGGVVLIGGDPGIGKSTLLLQTLCHLGNKSKTLYISGEESAQQIAMRAKRLGLDASPIDLLAEINLEKIVATLQTHKPDVAVIDSIQTVYSEALQSAPGSVAQVRECSAQLTRAAKQLGISVILVGHVTKEGALAGPRVLEHIVDTVLYFEGDPNSSFRLIRAFKNRFGAVNELGVFAMTEKGLREVSNPSALFLSHHAEEVAGSCITVTQEGTRPLLVEVQALVDEAHAPNPKRLCVGLEQNRLAMLLAVLHRHAGVACFDQDVFVNAVGGVKISEPAVDLAVLLSIVSSLKNKALNNKLIVFGEVGLAGEVRPVQRGQERLKEAAKLGFTHAIVPKANAPKQPIKGMQVFGVERLEQALNKVREL, from the coding sequence ATGGCCAAAGCGAAAACTGTCTATAGTTGTACGGAATGTGGCGGTCAGTCACCTAAATGGCAAGGACAGTGCCCTAGTTGTATGGCATGGAATACCTTAGTAGAAGCGATTGCTGAAACTTCAAGTGCCAGTCGCTTTGCGCCATTAGCTGAAGCCAGCATGATTCAAAAACTTCAGGAAGTTGAAGCAGCTGAAACGCCACGTCAGGCCACAGGTATTGCCGAGTTTGACCGTGTCTTGGGCGGTGGGCTTGTTCCTGGGGGAGTTGTCCTTATTGGCGGCGACCCTGGTATCGGTAAATCAACCTTATTGCTACAAACGCTTTGCCATTTGGGTAATAAAAGTAAAACCCTCTATATCAGCGGTGAGGAGTCAGCGCAGCAAATCGCCATGCGCGCAAAGCGCTTGGGTTTAGATGCATCTCCAATTGATTTACTGGCTGAGATTAATCTTGAAAAAATTGTCGCTACACTTCAGACGCACAAGCCTGATGTTGCAGTGATTGACTCCATTCAAACGGTTTACTCCGAAGCATTGCAGTCAGCACCAGGTTCGGTGGCACAGGTGCGTGAATGTTCAGCGCAATTAACACGCGCTGCAAAACAACTTGGGATTAGTGTCATATTAGTTGGACATGTCACCAAAGAGGGCGCGCTTGCAGGACCACGTGTGCTTGAGCATATTGTTGATACCGTGCTTTATTTTGAGGGCGATCCTAATTCTAGCTTCCGTTTGATTCGTGCGTTCAAAAACCGTTTTGGTGCCGTGAATGAGTTAGGCGTATTCGCCATGACCGAAAAAGGCTTGCGTGAAGTCAGCAATCCATCTGCGCTATTCTTGTCGCATCACGCTGAAGAAGTCGCAGGTTCTTGCATTACAGTAACTCAAGAGGGTACAAGGCCTTTGTTAGTTGAAGTGCAAGCTTTGGTGGATGAGGCGCATGCGCCCAATCCTAAAAGATTGTGTGTGGGGTTGGAGCAAAATCGTTTGGCCATGTTGCTTGCAGTATTACATCGCCATGCGGGCGTGGCTTGCTTCGACCAAGACGTGTTTGTAAACGCCGTGGGTGGTGTCAAAATCAGTGAGCCAGCGGTGGATTTGGCCGTGCTATTGTCGATTGTTTCATCATTAAAAAACAAAGCATTAAACAATAAACTGATTGTTTTTGGTGAGGTTGGTTTAGCTGGAGAAGTACGCCCGGTACAGCGTGGTCAAGAGCGCTTAAAAGAAGCGGCTAAGCTTGGATTTACCCATGCCATTGTGCCAAAAGCCAATGCGCCTAAGCAGCCGATTAAAGGCATGCAAGTATTTGGTGTGGAGCGGCTGGAGCAAGCCCTCAATAAAGTGAGAGAGCTTTAA
- the pabB gene encoding aminodeoxychorismate synthase component I has translation MLKHEIPYQPNSAELFAKIAHWPWAVLLDSGQPASQFGRYDIMSAKPFVRLVTNGEQTVIFDALGQHSSTSDPFQLLKEMLAPYQMAKTELPFEGGAIGYFAYDLARRVEHLPSVSLDAENVPQMMVGIYDWAVVVDHQLQRAYLVSHCQHSKTAQDWPSLCALFDAPLKAALRAEFKINSALQSNMDYTQYGTAFNRVKQYIHEGDCYQVNLAQRFSAQASGDAWSAYLALRHISPAPFMSYLNLDDGHSSLQVLSASPERFLQVHGKHVETRPIKGTRPRSDNADEDASNANDLQNSPKDRAENLMIVDLLRNDISKVCETGSVRADKLFALESFANVHHLVSTVTGKLAEEQTAIDLLRACFPGGSITGAPKLRSMEIIEELEPNCRGLYCGSIGYICFDGNMDTNIVIRTAVYSHDEIRFYAGGGVVADSELDKEYRETLDKASSMLALIAHFGGDISLKANKT, from the coding sequence ATGTTAAAACACGAAATTCCCTATCAGCCCAACAGTGCCGAGCTATTTGCAAAGATCGCGCATTGGCCTTGGGCGGTGTTGTTAGATAGTGGACAGCCGGCAAGTCAGTTCGGTCGATATGACATCATGTCGGCTAAGCCTTTTGTGCGCTTAGTGACAAATGGCGAGCAGACTGTGATTTTCGATGCTCTCGGTCAGCACTCAAGCACAAGTGACCCATTTCAACTATTAAAAGAGATGCTTGCGCCTTACCAAATGGCAAAAACTGAATTGCCTTTTGAAGGCGGGGCCATTGGTTATTTTGCCTATGACTTAGCCCGCCGAGTTGAACATTTACCATCGGTATCGTTAGATGCTGAAAACGTGCCGCAAATGATGGTGGGTATTTACGACTGGGCGGTTGTGGTTGATCACCAATTGCAACGCGCTTATTTGGTTTCTCACTGTCAGCATTCAAAAACCGCCCAGGATTGGCCTAGCTTGTGCGCCTTATTTGATGCGCCTCTCAAGGCAGCACTTCGGGCTGAATTTAAAATCAACTCTGCATTACAGTCCAATATGGATTACACCCAATATGGCACCGCTTTTAATCGGGTTAAGCAATACATTCATGAGGGCGATTGTTACCAAGTAAACTTAGCTCAGCGTTTTTCTGCACAGGCTTCAGGTGACGCTTGGTCTGCTTATCTTGCTTTGCGTCACATTAGCCCCGCGCCTTTCATGAGTTATTTGAATTTAGATGATGGTCATTCGTCATTGCAAGTGCTCTCTGCTTCGCCAGAGCGCTTTTTGCAGGTACATGGCAAGCACGTCGAAACGCGTCCAATTAAGGGCACAAGGCCTAGGTCAGACAATGCAGACGAGGATGCGAGCAACGCAAATGATTTGCAAAATAGCCCTAAAGACCGCGCTGAAAACCTAATGATTGTAGATTTGCTGCGTAACGACATTAGCAAAGTCTGCGAAACGGGCAGTGTGCGCGCTGATAAGTTATTTGCTTTGGAAAGCTTTGCGAATGTCCATCATTTAGTGAGTACGGTGACGGGTAAATTGGCGGAAGAGCAAACAGCGATTGATTTGCTGCGGGCATGCTTTCCGGGCGGATCAATTACTGGGGCACCTAAATTGCGCTCAATGGAAATTATTGAAGAGCTGGAACCCAATTGTCGTGGGCTTTATTGCGGTTCAATTGGCTACATTTGTTTTGATGGCAATATGGATACGAATATTGTGATTCGGACCGCAGTTTATTCGCATGATGAGATTCGCTTTTATGCGGGTGGTGGAGTAGTGGCCGATTCCGAGCTTGACAAAGAGTACCGCGAAACACTTGATAAGGCCTCATCGATGTTGGCTTTGATAGCCCACTTTGGCGGCGATATTAGTCTGAAAGCAAACAAAACCTAA
- the rpsR gene encoding 30S ribosomal protein S18 → MARDMFKRRRYCRFSAEGIKEVDYKDVDLLKDFITENGKIIPARITGTKAKYQRQLTSAVKRARFLALLPYTDKH, encoded by the coding sequence ATGGCACGTGATATGTTCAAACGCCGCCGCTACTGCCGTTTTTCAGCAGAGGGCATTAAAGAAGTAGATTACAAAGATGTAGACCTATTAAAAGATTTCATCACAGAAAACGGCAAGATTATTCCTGCACGTATTACTGGGACTAAAGCAAAATACCAACGTCAGTTGACATCAGCTGTGAAACGCGCACGTTTCCTAGCTTTGTTGCCATACACTGATAAGCACTAA